The following coding sequences lie in one Lolium perenne isolate Kyuss_39 chromosome 2, Kyuss_2.0, whole genome shotgun sequence genomic window:
- the LOC127336253 gene encoding oxygen-dependent coproporphyrinogen-III oxidase, chloroplastic gives MASSLLTTPSQTLAALTPAAARARRTSQASFSSPRLPGRRALRVRAAVAIEKEVPENEAPPTFLREDGAGAGSGSVRERFEGMIRRVQGEICAALEEADGSGARFVEDVWSRPGGGGGISRVLQDGNVFEKAGVNVSVVYGVMPPDAYRAAKGAAKNGAADGHKAGPVPFFAAGISSVLHPKNPFAPTLHFNYRYFETDAPKDVPGAPRSWWFGGGTDLTPSYLIEEDVKHFHSVQKQACDKFDPSFYPRFKKWCDDYFYIKHRNERRGLGGIFFDDLNDYDQDMLLNFATECAGSVIPAYLPIIERRKDTPFNEEHKAWQQLRRGRYVEFNLVYDRGTTFGLKTGGRIESILVSLPLTARWEYDHKPEEGTEEWKLLDACINPKEWL, from the exons atggcatcctctctcctCACCACCCCGTCCCAGACCCTAGCCGCGCTCACACCCGCCGCGGCGCGCGCCCGCAGGACGTCCCAGGCGTCCTTCTCCTCGCCCCGCCTCCCGGGCCGCCGCGCGCTGCGCGTGCGCGCGGCGGTCGCGATCGAGAAGGAGGTGCCGGAGAACGAGGCGCCGCCGACCTTCCTACGGGAGGACGGCGCGGGGGCGGGGTCCGGGTCCGTGCGCGAGCGGTTCGAGGGCATGATCCGGCGGGTGCAGGGGGAGATCTGCGCCGCGCTCGAGGAGGCCGACGGCAGCGGGGCGCGCTTCGTGGAGGACGTGTGGTCGCGCCCCGGTGGCGGCGGGGGCATCAGCAGGGTGCTCCAGGACGGGAACGTGTTCGAGAAGGCCGGGGTGAACGTCTCGGTCGTCTACGGGGTCATGCCCCCGGACGCctaccgcgcggccaagggcgccGCGAAGAACGGGGCGGCGGATGGGCACAAGGCTGGGCCGGTGCCCTTCTTCGCCGCGGGCATTAGCTCG GTTCTTCATCCCAAGAATCCGTTTGCTCCAACATTGCATTTCAACTATCGTTATTTTGAAACAGATGCACCAAAAG ATGTACCTGGTGCACCAAGATCATGGTGGTTTGGAGGTGGTACTGATTTGACTCCTTCGTATCTCATTGAAGAGGATGTGAAGCATTTTCATTCT GTTCAAAAACAGGCTTGTGATAAGTTTGATCCAAGTTTTTACCCAAGATTCAAAAAATGGTGCGATGATTATTTTTATATTAAG CATCGTAATGAAAGACGTGGGCTTGGTGGAATATTTTTTGATGATCTTAACGATTATGACCAAGACATGCTTCTGAACTTTGCTACAG AGTGTGCCGGTTCTGTAATTCCTGCATACTTACCCATCATAGAACGTCGCAAAGACACTCCATTTAATGAGGAGCACAAGGCTTGGCAGCAACTACGGAGAGGTCGCTACGTGGAGTTCAACCTT GTTTATGATCGTGGTACCACATTTGGACTCAAGACTGGGGGAAGGATCGAAAGTATACTCGTCTCTCTACCACTTACTGCCCGATGGGAGTATGACCAT AAACCTGAAGAAGGGACTGAAGAGTGGAAACTTCTGGACGCGTGCATAAATCCAAAGGAATGGCTCTGA